A segment of the Desulfomicrobium macestii genome:
CTGATTTTCATTTTTTTGGCTATCCACGAGATAGGATCCCATTACACGTACTCCGAAGTCCCCTACGATGCCTGGTTTTCGTCCGCCTTCGGCACGACATTCAACGAACTGGTCGGGTGGGAACGCAACAATTTCGACCGCATCGTGCATTTCCTCTACGGCCTGCTGCTGGCCTATCCTATTCGCGAGGTCTATTTTCGTGTCGCCCGGGCGGACGGGTTCTGGGGCTATTTCCTGCCGCTTGATTTCGCCATGTCGACCTCCATGCTTTACGAACTGATCGAATGGGGCGCGGCGGAGTTTTTCGGAGGGGAGCTCGGGGTCGCCTACCTGGGCACCCAGGGCGATGTCTGGGACGCGCACAAGGACATGCTCCTGGCCAGCATCGGCGCGCTCATCGCCATGCTCGTCACTCTGGGGATGAACATGTATCTGCAGAAGGATTTCGCGCGCGAATGGTCCCGTAGCCTTACGGTCAAACATCCTGAACCCCTGGGCGAGGACGAGATCGCGCGCATGCTGGAAGGGCAGCGCGGCAGCGATCGGGTTTAGCCTTTTGCAAAGTCCCTCTTGCATCGTTGAATTGAGGGCGCGACTGCCTCTGTTTTGAATACTTATGACCATAATAATAGTCGTTCAATCGTTTAGTGGCTATCATTATGGTCTTTTTGTTTTGACAGAAGTAAAAATGACCATTATATTAGGCTTTGTATAATTTAAAGGATATAATAATGGTCATTCGGCGGTAAATATGGCGAAGTTAAGAACCTATTCCAAATATGCCCGAGACGCAGTTTTCCTGCTGGGGCAGCAAATCAGGCTGGCTCGAAAAAGGCGCAAGTGGTCTGAGATGAATTTGGCCGAGCGGGCGGGGATTTCCAGGGCAACGCTGCAAAAGATAGAAGCCGGTGAAATGTCGCCGACTATCGGGCTCGTGTTTGAGGTCGCATCGTTGGTGGGGGTGCCTTTGTTTGAACAAGACCACCAGCGCCTGGCGACCAGCATTGATTTGACCCAAAGCAAGATAGCCCTTCTCCCGAAACGGATAAGTGAACAAGCACACGTGGTCGACGATGACTTCTAGGCAAAGCAATACAGAAGCCTACGTCTGGATATGGCTGCCGGGAAAAACCGAGCCTGTTGTCTGCGGAAAGCTGGTCGCCGATGGTGAGCTTGTTCGTTTCAACTATGGTCGCAGTTATCTGGAAAGACAGGATGCAATTTCTATATATGACCCCGAGTTGCCATTACGAGCAGGTGTCATGCCGCTGCTGGGAGACTTGAATATCCCCAACTGTATCCGTGATGCCGCCCCGGACGCCTGGGGACGACGCGTCATCATCAATCGGCAATTTGGGAAAGAAGGACGTGACACGGATACGGCGGATCTTGGCGAGCTGACATATCTGCTTGAATCAGGTTCCGATCGTATCGGTGCGCTTGATTTTCAGCGTTCTCCGACTGAATACGTTTCACGCGCGGCAGAGAATGCCACGTTGGAAGAATTGCTGGAATCCGCGGGTCGTGTAGAAAAAGGGGTGCCCCTGACTCCTGAGCTTGACCATGCCTTGTTCCATGGCAGTTCTATCGGAGGCGCGCGGCCAAAAGCCCTGATTGAAGATCACGGTACAAAATATATCGCTAAATTTTCATCGAGTTCGGATTCCTACAGCGTGGTCAAGGCTGAATATGTTGCCATGAGGCTGGCTGAAACAGCGGGGCTGAGTGTCGCCCCCGTCAGGCTGGTTCAAGCCGCAGGCAAGGACGTGCTGCTGATTGAGCGTTTTGATCGGATCCGTGTTGCTTCGGGATGGGAGCGCAAAAGCATGGTTTCCGCTCTGACATTGCTTGGTTTGAGCGAGATGCAGGCACGCTACGCCAGCTATGAGGACTTCGCGCAGAGCATTCGCGCACGATTTACCAATCCAAAAAAGACCTTGCATGAGCTGTATGGCCGTCTGGTGTTCAATGTTCTGTGCGGCAATACGGACGATCATGCCCGCAATCATGCCGCGTTTTGGGATGGACGTCAGCTGACCCTGACTCCGGCCTACGACATCTGCCCGCAAAACCGCTCCGGCAATGAAGCAACGCAAGCGATGCTGATTGTCGGCAATAACCGATACAGCCAGCTTAAGACCTGCCAAGAGGCTGCATATCTCTTCTTGCTTTCCACCGATGAGGCCACCGGCATCGTCGACAGGGTGATCATGGCCATCCGGGACAATTGGGATCGGGTATGTGGTGAAGCCCGGCTCACTCCCGTTGATAAGAATCTGATGTGGCAGCGCCAATTCCTCAATCCGTACTCAATCGGGCGTTACTGATTTTTTTGCCTGAAAAGGCAGTCGCCCGTTGCCGTACTATCCGAACCGTCTGCGGAAGATGATCACCGCGACCGTCAGCGTCCCTGCCGCGATGACCAGCAGCGGGATGGCGCTCTCCAGCACGAATCCAACAGACACGTCTTTGAGAAAGATGCTCTTCACGATGACGATGAAGTGCCGGATGGGATTGATCCAAGTGGCGGTTTGCAGCCACTGGGGCATGTTCTCGACCGGTGAGGCGTAGCCCGAGAGCAGGATGGCCGGCATGATGAAGGCGAAGGCCCCGAGAAAGGCCTGCTGCTGGGTGGCGCAGATGGCGCTGATGAAGAAGCCGACGCCGACCAGGGCCGCGAAGTAGAGCACGCTGCTGGCGTAAATGAGGGCCAGGGAGCCGGACAGGGGCACCTTGTACACGAAGATGGCGGCCAGGATGATGACCGTGGCCTGAAAAAGGCCCACCACCAGCACGGCCGAGGCCTTGCCGATCATGATCATTTCCGGGGTCAGGGGCGATACCAGCAGCTGGTCCAGCGTTCCGTGCTCGCGCTCCCGGGCTACGGACAGGGCGGTCAGGATGAGCGCGCTCACGGTCAGGATGATGGCCACAAGACTCGGCAGGATGAACCATTGGTATTCGAGGTTCGGGTTGTAGCGATGGCGGACGACCAGTTCCGATGCCGGCGGGCGTCCCTGGGCCAGGTTTTGTTCATTGAAATACTGCGTGGTGATGTCCTGGATATAGCTGGCCGCGATCTGGCTGCTGTTGGAGCGGCGGCCGTCGAGGAGCAGCTGCATGGGCGCGGGGAGCCCTGCCGCCGCATTGCGCGAGAAGTCCGGTCCGAAGCGGACCACCGCGATGGCCTGCTGGTTGTCCAGGGTCCTTTCAATCTGTCCGGCGCCGGACAGGTGGATGATTTCCGTAAAGGCACGGGCGCTGGCAAAGCGCTGGATCAGCTCCACCGAAGCCGCGCCCCCGTCCTCGTTCAGCACGGCCAGGGAATTGTTCTTCACTTCCAACGTGGCGGCCAGGGGGAAGAGGATGACCTGTAAAAGAACGGGGATGACCACCAGCTTGCGGCTTTGCGGGTCGGCCAGGAGAATCTGCAGCTCCTTTCTGACCAGGGCCAGGATGCGGCGCAGCCAGATCATGCGTCCAGCCTGCGCACGGTCTTGAGCGCGGTCAGGGTCAGAAAGAGAACGCTCGTGCCCGTCAGGAAGAGGATGTCGGGGAGTAGGATTTCCCAGACGTCACCGGCCAGAAAGATGGTCTGCAGTGAGCTGACCAGATAGCGCGGCGGCAGCAGATAGGTCAGGGCGCGCACGGGCGCGGGCATGCTGGCGATGACGAAGAACGCTCCCGAGAGCATGACGGCCGGGAGGAAAGCCACGTTCAGGGTGGTCTGGGCGCTGTCGAACTGGTTGCGCATGACCGAGGAGATGAGCAGGCCGATGCCGAGCATGCTGAGCAGGAAGACCGTCGTGACCAGCAGGAGCGCTCCCACCGAGCCCCGGAAGGGCACGCCCATGAGATGCACGGCGCTCAGCGCCACCACGGACATGGAGATCATGCCCAGCACGTAATAGGGCAGGAGCTTGGAGAGCAGCAGCTCGGCCCTGGTCACCGGGGAGGCCAGCAGGGCCTCCATGGTCCCGCGTTCCCATTCGCGGGCCACGACCAGCGAGGTCAGCATGGCGCCGATGACGGTCATGATGATGGTGATGGACCCCGGGATCAGATAGTGCCTGCTGATGGCCGCCGCGTTGTACCAGTACCGAACCTCCACCCTTGCGCCCTGCACGGCGTCCCGGCCCTGATCCTTGGCCCGGGTCTGCCGCCATTCCTGCCAGACGTTCTTCATGAACGCGGCCATGAAGTTTGCCGTGTTCGGTTCGGCTCCATCGGTGATGACCTGGATTGGCGCCGTTTCCCGGCCCTGGTCCACGATGCGCGAAAAATCCTGGGCCAGGACCGCGTAGCCCCGGATGCCCCCTGTTTCGAGCAGGGCGTCGAGTTCGGCACGGCTGCCGGGAAATATTTCGAAATAGGTCGAGCCGGTCAGCTTCGCCGTGAATGACGCCGCCACCGGCCCTCCGTCCTCGTCGCACAGGCCCATGCGCAGGCGGGTGGTGTCGAGGTTGAGGCCGTAGCCGAAGATGACCAGAAGGATCATGGGCAGGATGAAGGCGATGACGCCGCTGCTCGGATCGCGCAGGATCTGGCGGGTTTCCTTGAGACACAGGGCGGTCAGTCTTCGCCGGGACAGGAATTTCATGATGCCTCCCTACGGCGGATGAGCTCGACGAACGCGTCGTCCATGGTCGGATCGGGCAGGGCGGGCGAGGCCACGTCGGCCTTCAGGTCGTCCGGCGGCGCCAGTGCGATGAGCTTGCCCTGATAGATCAGGCCGATGCGGTCGCAGTACTCGGCCTCGTCCATGAAATGGGTGGTGACCATGACCGTGACCCCTTTTTCCACGACACCGTTGATGTGGTTCCAGAATTCGCGGCGGGTCAGGGGATCCACGCCCGAGGTCGGTTCGTCGAGAAAAAGGATGTCCGGCTCGTGCATGGCGGCGCAGGCCAGTGCGAGGCGCTGCTTGTAGCCAAGGGACAGGTCGTCCGTCGTGACGCCAAGGAACTGC
Coding sequences within it:
- a CDS encoding DUF2238 domain-containing protein, whose product is MFLLVLLLTAKNFPLSRISYTLIFIFLAIHEIGSHYTYSEVPYDAWFSSAFGTTFNELVGWERNNFDRIVHFLYGLLLAYPIREVYFRVARADGFWGYFLPLDFAMSTSMLYELIEWGAAEFFGGELGVAYLGTQGDVWDAHKDMLLASIGALIAMLVTLGMNMYLQKDFAREWSRSLTVKHPEPLGEDEIARMLEGQRGSDRV
- a CDS encoding helix-turn-helix transcriptional regulator, which produces MAKLRTYSKYARDAVFLLGQQIRLARKRRKWSEMNLAERAGISRATLQKIEAGEMSPTIGLVFEVASLVGVPLFEQDHQRLATSIDLTQSKIALLPKRISEQAHVVDDDF
- a CDS encoding type II toxin-antitoxin system HipA family toxin, whose amino-acid sequence is MTSRQSNTEAYVWIWLPGKTEPVVCGKLVADGELVRFNYGRSYLERQDAISIYDPELPLRAGVMPLLGDLNIPNCIRDAAPDAWGRRVIINRQFGKEGRDTDTADLGELTYLLESGSDRIGALDFQRSPTEYVSRAAENATLEELLESAGRVEKGVPLTPELDHALFHGSSIGGARPKALIEDHGTKYIAKFSSSSDSYSVVKAEYVAMRLAETAGLSVAPVRLVQAAGKDVLLIERFDRIRVASGWERKSMVSALTLLGLSEMQARYASYEDFAQSIRARFTNPKKTLHELYGRLVFNVLCGNTDDHARNHAAFWDGRQLTLTPAYDICPQNRSGNEATQAMLIVGNNRYSQLKTCQEAAYLFLLSTDEATGIVDRVIMAIRDNWDRVCGEARLTPVDKNLMWQRQFLNPYSIGRY
- a CDS encoding ABC transporter permease, producing MIWLRRILALVRKELQILLADPQSRKLVVIPVLLQVILFPLAATLEVKNNSLAVLNEDGGAASVELIQRFASARAFTEIIHLSGAGQIERTLDNQQAIAVVRFGPDFSRNAAAGLPAPMQLLLDGRRSNSSQIAASYIQDITTQYFNEQNLAQGRPPASELVVRHRYNPNLEYQWFILPSLVAIILTVSALILTALSVAREREHGTLDQLLVSPLTPEMIMIGKASAVLVVGLFQATVIILAAIFVYKVPLSGSLALIYASSVLYFAALVGVGFFISAICATQQQAFLGAFAFIMPAILLSGYASPVENMPQWLQTATWINPIRHFIVIVKSIFLKDVSVGFVLESAIPLLVIAAGTLTVAVIIFRRRFG
- a CDS encoding ABC transporter permease, coding for MKFLSRRRLTALCLKETRQILRDPSSGVIAFILPMILLVIFGYGLNLDTTRLRMGLCDEDGGPVAASFTAKLTGSTYFEIFPGSRAELDALLETGGIRGYAVLAQDFSRIVDQGRETAPIQVITDGAEPNTANFMAAFMKNVWQEWRQTRAKDQGRDAVQGARVEVRYWYNAAAISRHYLIPGSITIIMTVIGAMLTSLVVAREWERGTMEALLASPVTRAELLLSKLLPYYVLGMISMSVVALSAVHLMGVPFRGSVGALLLVTTVFLLSMLGIGLLISSVMRNQFDSAQTTLNVAFLPAVMLSGAFFVIASMPAPVRALTYLLPPRYLVSSLQTIFLAGDVWEILLPDILFLTGTSVLFLTLTALKTVRRLDA